From one Prochlorococcus marinus str. MIT 0912 genomic stretch:
- the xth gene encoding exodeoxyribonuclease III, whose product MLVATWNVNSIRSRIDHVKEWLVTNKVDILCLQETKTEDKFFPVEIFSNLGYEVSISGQKSYNGVAIISRFPINDIKIGFNQVIGNYKDLTLLSEQKRIISAEINNIRIINVYVPNGSSINSDKFIYKQKWIECLQIYLRQINSYNTPICLLGDFNIAPEDRDIHTPSNYIDSIMASSKERKLLKDALGGQLEDVFRIFEPGGKNWSWWDYRHSAWERNKGWRIDHIYLTEDILSSANSCWIDKEPRSREKPSDHAPVVVDISWPPAEDENAEDENEFFF is encoded by the coding sequence TTGCTTGTTGCAACCTGGAATGTCAACTCTATTCGTTCAAGAATAGATCATGTCAAAGAATGGCTGGTCACCAACAAAGTTGACATTCTTTGTTTGCAAGAGACAAAAACAGAAGATAAATTTTTTCCCGTTGAAATTTTTTCTAACCTTGGATATGAGGTTTCAATCTCTGGCCAAAAATCTTATAATGGTGTAGCAATTATAAGTCGATTTCCAATTAATGATATAAAGATTGGTTTTAATCAAGTAATCGGTAACTACAAAGATTTAACTTTATTGAGTGAGCAAAAAAGAATTATAAGTGCTGAAATAAATAATATTAGAATTATAAATGTTTACGTTCCAAATGGATCTTCTATAAATTCAGATAAGTTTATTTACAAACAAAAATGGATAGAATGTCTACAGATTTATCTCAGACAAATCAATTCATACAATACACCTATATGTTTATTAGGAGACTTCAATATCGCCCCTGAAGATAGAGATATACATACACCAAGCAATTATATAGATTCCATTATGGCTTCTTCTAAAGAAAGAAAATTACTTAAAGATGCTTTAGGAGGGCAATTAGAAGATGTTTTTAGAATATTTGAGCCTGGAGGGAAAAACTGGTCTTGGTGGGACTATCGTCATTCAGCCTGGGAAAGAAACAAGGGTTGGCGAATCGATCATATTTACTTAACAGAAGATATTCTTAGTTCTGCAAACAGTTGTTGGATCGACAAAGAACCAAGATCTAGAGAGAAACCCAGTGACCACGCACCTGTAGTTGTCGACATTAGCTGGCCTCCAGCAGAAGATGAAAATGCAGAAGATGAAAATGAATTTTTCTTTTGA